The Benincasa hispida cultivar B227 chromosome 11, ASM972705v1, whole genome shotgun sequence genome has a segment encoding these proteins:
- the LOC120091783 gene encoding gibberellin 2-beta-dioxygenase 2-like, whose product MVVPPPNSSPTTDSKSSAVAAARIPTIDLSGITSKRQDISKLLVEACENYGFFKLINHGVPQDSITRVEEEAFAFFAMPTAEKLAANPSPPATNTTRFGYGIKNIGCNGDMGELEYLLLSAQPTSVSQFALPLSKNPSNFSCALNGYIQEIKNVACELLDLMAEGLGISDTSIFSRLISDDQSDSLFRINHYRPLPDFINLPPSNKIGFGEHSDPQIFTILRSNDVGGLEISLDDGLWVPVSPDPTAYFIIIGDLFPVLTNGRFMSLTHKAVANGGPKPRMSMAYFASPSLNAWISPLQEMVTSNQPCLYRPFTWGEYKAHIYSIPLTTASSKLDSFKNTPN is encoded by the exons ATGGTTGTACCACCACCCAATTCTTCCCCAACCACAGACTCCAAGTCCTCCGCTGTCGCCGCCGCCAGAATCCCCACCATCGATCTCTCCGGCATCACGAGCAAACGGCAAGACATCTCGAAGCTTCTCGTTGAGGCATGCGAAAACTATGGCTTCTTCAAGCTCATCAACCATGGCGTCCCTCAGGATTCCATTACAAGAGTTGAAGAAGAAGCCTTCGCCTTCTTCGCCATGCCCACCGCCGAAAAGCTTGCTGCTAATCCTTCCCCGCCCGCCACCAACACCACTCGCTTCGGCTACGGCATCAAAAACATCGGCTGCAATGGTGATATGGGAGAGCTTGAGTATCTTCTTCTCTCTGCTCAACCTACCTCTGTTTCTCAATTCGCTCTCCCCCTCTCCAAAAACCCATCAAATTTCAg TTGTGCTTTGAATGGTTACatacaagaaataaaaaatgtgGCTTGTGAGCTCCTTGATCTAATGGCTGAGGGCTTGGGGATTTCAGATACATCCATTTTCAGCCGTTTGATCTCAGACGATCAAAGTGACTCACTTTTTAGAATCAATCACTACCGTCCATTACCTGACTTCATCAATCTCCCGCCGTCCAATAAGATTGGTTTTGGCGAGCATTCTGACCCTCAGATCTTTACCATCTTAAGATCCAACGACGTTGGTGGCCTCGAAATCTCATTGGATGATGGCTTGTGGGTCCCTGTCTCTCCTGACCCCACTGCCTACTTCATCATAATCGGCGATCTATTTCCG GTATTGACAAATGGGAGGTTTATGAGCTTAACTCATAAGGCAGTGGCAAACGGAGGGCCAAAGCCAAGAATGTCAATGGCTTATTTTGCATCGCCATCTTTAAATGCATGGATCTCTCCCCTACAAGAAATGGTTACCTCTAATCAACCATGCCTTTATAGGCCTTTCACTTGGGGTGAATACAAGGCTCACATTTATTCGATCCCGCTAACAACAGCTTCTTCAAAACTCGACTCGTTCAAGAATACACCTAATTAA